One window from the genome of Paenibacillus azoreducens encodes:
- a CDS encoding phosphopantetheine-binding protein, giving the protein MNNVNERCKEVLDMLIDALGLEDVDKDNVNYDAPLFLSQDTKNEGLGLDSVDALEIVVALRSKYNLKLKDEDKGAMRSISTLAAFIDSHVNQTVV; this is encoded by the coding sequence ATGAATAATGTGAATGAAAGATGTAAAGAAGTGTTGGATATGCTGATAGATGCTCTGGGATTAGAGGATGTAGATAAAGATAACGTTAATTATGATGCACCTTTGTTTTTAAGCCAGGACACAAAAAATGAGGGCTTGGGGTTGGATTCGGTAGATGCTTTGGAAATTGTTGTAGCATTGCGGTCGAAATACAATTTGAAATTGAAGGACGAAGATAAAGGAGCGATGAGAAGTATTTCGACACTTGCAGCATTCATAGATAGCCATGTAAATCAAACGGTGGTGTAA
- a CDS encoding ABC transporter ATP-binding protein: protein MKKSSIVARNLTYTVFEGSGERNILNHIDCEIESSTLTTVTGPSGSGKTTFMYALAGLLNISEGEVLYSDNSIYKLKQNDRDLFRLENISFIYQHLNLFGFMNVEENITLNYTLRKKKITPEISQKIDWYLELMKLGKIRKKEIQSLSGGEKQRIAIIRAFISKAEFIFADEPTGNLDYKNSLLFMECLKDIMKENHSTVILVTHNKEINDYGDQKITLMDGNII, encoded by the coding sequence ATGAAGAAATCGAGTATAGTTGCACGCAATTTGACGTATACCGTTTTTGAGGGAAGTGGCGAGAGAAATATCCTGAACCACATCGACTGCGAGATTGAAAGCAGCACATTGACAACGGTTACCGGCCCTTCAGGCTCGGGAAAAACGACTTTCATGTATGCGCTTGCGGGTTTGCTGAACATTTCCGAGGGAGAGGTGCTCTACTCTGACAACTCGATCTACAAATTAAAGCAAAATGATAGAGATCTGTTCAGATTAGAGAACATTAGTTTTATTTATCAGCACTTGAATTTATTTGGTTTTATGAATGTCGAAGAAAATATAACGCTTAATTACACGCTTCGAAAAAAGAAGATAACCCCGGAAATCAGCCAGAAAATAGATTGGTATTTAGAACTAATGAAGCTGGGGAAAATCAGAAAAAAGGAAATCCAATCTTTATCCGGCGGGGAAAAACAACGAATAGCGATTATCCGAGCTTTTATTTCTAAAGCGGAATTTATTTTTGCTGATGAACCAACTGGAAATTTGGACTATAAGAATAGCCTTTTATTTATGGAATGTCTGAAAGATATTATGAAGGAAAATCATTCAACCGTTATTTTAGTTACGCATAATAAAGAAATTAATGACTATGGGGATCAAAAAATAACATTAATGGATGGGAATATTATCTAG
- a CDS encoding amino acid adenylation domain-containing protein — protein sequence MSFREAANLESCSIIHYFEKAVKTNVKEIAVTDQNGSYTYEGLDQASSDIAYYIKNHLAKENQIVGILMDRTKESISAMLGILKAGHTYMVMDKKYPMERIKFMVSDANVKLVLCDEPEMIHHGEIEHLVYLNDILENSGCGIPMNPYIHDVHHGAYIIYTSGSTGKPKGLEVSHFNLLGLYKHWTNGNFELQGRSRLRTAVISPFVFDMSVLMIFFSLFKGYHLYIFSDEQKQTGKDIVDFLSENQIDFMDATPNYVRLIDNYLTLHLGSRLTVKRMFCIGDVLSYKLAKNIINNSEYPNFKLYNTYGPAECTIFVTYFILDRSNIEKYSKVFIGKATKNSFLRIVDDYSNECLPGQVGELVILGDSVGNGYIGKCEIKSNPFQVTNGIKSYRTGDLVRLDESGNYEFIGRKDRQHKVNGYRIELEEIEYSIECIEGISEVKVLVEKDKFGFSRISAFYTGEREYKADEIRNKIKKLLPYYMIPQEILYCSEFPTTHNGKVDYAELRSLACDLEGESPNDVSAYASSMLCQLLDCKIDDLNRSFFEMGGNSITLLAFISGINDKFDLNVDISKVYQSKNLNNLLNYLGNLQADQGSCNHSFHRSCKELIPVIEPQKKLIIEEHKLMKSAPKELDIHRFSLLYQLIFRKSINVSRMKNAINLVMSKNEIFYVRFLKKGNRYFMKLDDEYHRIEIKTKRKQEHILSNLSMFSLDRKEMIEFIWDDDTSCLYLHIKHILLDYISVQYFIDDILKAYYHTGELPERKGFFSYLSMRNDMNAETGIEYWKEKMKNKPARTCILADSYGENHFDVITTNCTTEIYECLKDAAAKHATSIFVVLLSAFLKVVSEYSRQETLLIGCYFPGRNYRYDNGILGMFTNVLPLIINMTNGKDGMLLNKVEQEILDIMENQDVSLSKLYQLMPLSDISDGELFDICFNYQNDWIARNEILDQAVHIQTMNIDPDITNRDFYFGVIEENGGMRWEIKFNRGKYSDRFIHRFIHDLNKKIVR from the coding sequence GTGTCATTTCGTGAAGCTGCGAATTTGGAGAGCTGCTCTATTATACATTATTTTGAAAAAGCCGTAAAAACGAATGTTAAGGAAATCGCCGTTACGGATCAGAATGGTTCCTATACATATGAAGGTTTGGATCAGGCAAGTTCAGACATCGCCTATTATATTAAGAATCATCTGGCAAAGGAGAATCAAATCGTAGGCATACTAATGGACAGAACAAAAGAATCCATTAGCGCCATGCTTGGGATATTAAAAGCGGGACATACTTATATGGTTATGGATAAAAAATATCCTATGGAACGAATAAAGTTCATGGTTTCAGACGCTAACGTCAAATTAGTTCTTTGTGACGAACCGGAAATGATACATCATGGAGAAATTGAACATCTTGTTTATTTAAACGATATATTGGAAAATTCCGGGTGCGGTATTCCTATGAATCCCTATATTCATGACGTACATCACGGGGCATATATTATCTACACATCAGGCTCCACGGGCAAGCCTAAAGGTTTGGAAGTCAGTCATTTTAATTTGCTTGGATTGTATAAACATTGGACCAATGGCAATTTTGAACTCCAGGGTAGAAGCAGGTTAAGAACGGCCGTTATTTCACCTTTTGTTTTCGATATGAGCGTGCTCATGATATTTTTTAGCTTATTTAAGGGATATCATCTTTATATATTTTCGGATGAACAAAAACAAACCGGTAAAGATATTGTTGATTTTCTATCTGAAAATCAGATCGATTTTATGGATGCAACGCCAAATTACGTAAGGCTGATCGATAACTATCTCACTCTTCATCTAGGAAGCCGTTTAACAGTGAAAAGGATGTTTTGTATTGGAGATGTGTTAAGTTACAAATTGGCGAAAAATATCATAAACAATAGCGAATATCCGAATTTCAAGCTTTATAATACGTACGGACCAGCAGAATGCACGATATTTGTTACCTACTTTATACTGGATAGATCCAATATAGAAAAGTATTCCAAAGTATTCATCGGAAAAGCGACTAAAAACAGCTTTTTGCGAATCGTAGATGATTATTCCAATGAGTGCTTGCCAGGCCAGGTTGGAGAGCTTGTTATTTTGGGGGATAGTGTAGGGAACGGTTATATCGGTAAATGTGAAATAAAGTCCAATCCCTTTCAAGTAACTAACGGGATAAAGTCATATAGAACGGGGGATTTGGTAAGACTGGACGAAAGTGGAAACTATGAGTTCATTGGAAGAAAAGACAGACAGCATAAAGTAAATGGATACCGGATCGAGCTTGAAGAAATTGAATATTCAATAGAGTGTATAGAAGGAATTAGTGAAGTTAAAGTGCTGGTTGAAAAAGATAAATTTGGTTTTTCACGGATAAGCGCTTTTTATACAGGAGAGAGAGAATATAAGGCGGATGAAATAAGAAATAAAATAAAAAAATTGCTGCCTTATTATATGATTCCACAAGAAATACTGTACTGCAGCGAGTTTCCAACGACCCATAATGGAAAAGTGGATTATGCTGAGCTTCGAAGCCTTGCATGCGATCTTGAGGGGGAATCCCCCAATGATGTAAGCGCTTATGCTAGTTCTATGCTCTGTCAGCTGCTAGATTGCAAGATTGATGATCTAAATCGATCTTTTTTTGAAATGGGCGGCAATTCGATAACCTTGCTAGCTTTCATTAGCGGTATCAACGATAAGTTTGATTTGAATGTCGACATATCCAAAGTATATCAATCCAAGAACTTAAATAATCTTTTAAACTACTTGGGAAATCTGCAAGCAGACCAAGGTTCTTGCAACCATTCGTTTCATAGAAGCTGCAAGGAATTGATACCTGTCATTGAGCCTCAAAAGAAGCTTATCATTGAAGAACACAAACTCATGAAAAGCGCACCCAAGGAGCTAGATATTCATCGTTTTTCTTTATTGTATCAATTGATATTCCGCAAATCCATAAATGTATCGAGAATGAAAAACGCTATAAATCTGGTTATGTCAAAAAATGAAATATTTTATGTTCGTTTTTTGAAAAAAGGGAACCGCTATTTTATGAAATTGGATGACGAATATCATCGAATAGAGATCAAAACGAAGCGGAAACAAGAGCATATTTTATCGAATCTGTCGATGTTCTCGCTGGATCGCAAAGAAATGATTGAATTCATATGGGATGACGATACTTCATGTCTCTACTTACATATAAAGCATATACTGCTTGATTATATTTCAGTTCAATACTTTATCGATGATATTTTAAAGGCATATTATCATACGGGGGAACTTCCCGAAAGAAAAGGTTTTTTTTCTTACCTCAGTATGAGAAACGATATGAACGCAGAGACAGGCATCGAATATTGGAAAGAAAAAATGAAAAACAAGCCTGCTCGTACATGTATATTAGCCGATTCTTACGGGGAAAACCATTTCGATGTTATCACAACAAATTGCACGACCGAAATCTACGAATGCCTAAAAGATGCGGCTGCCAAACATGCTACCTCTATCTTTGTGGTGTTGCTTTCTGCTTTTTTGAAGGTGGTTTCCGAATATAGTCGCCAAGAAACACTGCTTATCGGTTGCTATTTTCCTGGCAGAAATTATCGATATGATAACGGGATCTTGGGCATGTTTACCAATGTCCTGCCTTTAATCATCAACATGACTAACGGCAAGGATGGCATGCTTCTGAATAAGGTTGAACAAGAGATATTAGATATCATGGAAAATCAGGACGTTTCACTGAGTAAATTATATCAGCTCATGCCTCTGTCGGACATATCTGACGGGGAGTTATTTGATATCTGTTTTAATTATCAGAATGATTGGATTGCTCGAAATGAGATATTAGACCAAGCCGTGCATATACAGACGATGAATATAGATCCTGATATTACGAACAGAGATTTTTATTTTGGCGTAATTGAAGAAAATGGTGGAATGAGATGGGAGATTAAATTTAATCGCGGTAAATATTCTGATCGATTCATTCACCGTTTTATCCATGATCTTAATAAAAAAATAGTACGATAA
- a CDS encoding beta-ketoacyl synthase N-terminal-like domain-containing protein, giving the protein MDINIMTTGMVTPAGNDENTIWTNIIGNKTATQLNKKISFTSVVSPGKARKMSRFSQLGLCAAVSSVNNIGDAFAQMDRNRVGAIFTTGYGPLETNLEFAKQMIQDEPDFCSPTVFMNTVHNACLGNIAMELKITGPSTMLLGSNHFMLSKLILEENKADLILAGSIEEYNEELKESLEENGLKSSDIGEASIVFGLARASKDRSDNIKLTEVVSFGLGFNPYEHITEDKVKESRLGDYLKVFFENNQVDAVIINDRTSALGQFEYEFLSDRAAKCIIIDKCNDFFGNVLGCDLGLKLLVAKLCLENNTIPPSLNTKQLQYSCFGKVAVLSTEITGNYSIAVLEK; this is encoded by the coding sequence ATGGATATAAATATAATGACAACTGGAATGGTGACACCTGCCGGAAATGATGAAAATACAATATGGACGAATATAATTGGCAACAAAACAGCGACTCAATTAAATAAGAAAATTAGCTTTACATCGGTGGTGTCTCCCGGAAAAGCAAGGAAGATGAGCAGATTTTCTCAATTGGGCTTATGCGCAGCTGTATCAAGTGTGAATAACATCGGCGATGCTTTTGCACAAATGGATAGAAACAGAGTGGGGGCTATTTTTACGACCGGTTACGGTCCTTTGGAGACGAATCTGGAGTTTGCCAAACAGATGATTCAGGATGAACCGGATTTTTGCAGTCCGACCGTATTTATGAACACCGTTCATAATGCTTGTTTAGGAAATATAGCGATGGAGTTGAAAATTACAGGCCCAAGTACAATGTTATTAGGCTCCAATCATTTTATGCTGTCAAAACTGATACTTGAAGAGAACAAGGCTGATTTAATCCTTGCCGGTTCAATAGAAGAATATAATGAGGAGTTAAAAGAGTCGCTCGAAGAAAATGGTCTGAAATCGAGTGACATTGGTGAAGCTTCTATCGTTTTTGGATTAGCCAGAGCTTCAAAAGACAGAAGTGACAATATTAAATTGACTGAAGTCGTTTCATTTGGATTGGGTTTTAATCCTTATGAGCATATAACGGAAGATAAAGTGAAGGAAAGTCGCTTGGGTGATTATTTGAAAGTTTTTTTTGAAAATAACCAAGTAGATGCCGTAATCATAAATGATAGAACTTCTGCCCTTGGACAATTTGAATATGAATTTTTGTCTGATCGAGCTGCCAAATGCATCATCATCGATAAATGTAATGATTTTTTTGGAAATGTTCTAGGATGCGACTTAGGACTAAAGCTGCTTGTAGCCAAATTATGTCTTGAGAACAATACGATACCGCCCAGTCTAAATACTAAACAGTTACAATATTCTTGCTTTGGCAAAGTGGCTGTATTATCAACTGAAATTACCGGCAATTATTCTATTGCTGTTTTAGAGAAATAG
- a CDS encoding beta-ketoacyl-[acyl-carrier-protein] synthase family protein has protein sequence METRRVVVTGMSVIAANGNDKNEFFENSLNGVGGIRKTNLFPSDQLRTDYFGQVQKEYVYEIQSAQQDTRLENIFDDLCTDLLLDSGITVDDIRGFGYKAGFSFATSVGTNDYTTAHVKGILVNALSKSNLHKLPVKLGIQGPIFTNTSACSAGTTAIGTGFSLIKAGNADMVVAGGIDPLTEFSSYGFHALQSLSKEPCKPFDKNRSGISIGEGGALFLLEELQAAKSRNAKIYGEIIGYGLGNDAYHPTSPDPTGKGAYRVMSQAIEQSGLASEDIYYINAHGTGTVLNDEMEVKAMNELGGNYYVSSTKSLIGHCLAAAGAIEMAATVLCVSEGAVFPTINSMDVEFDHPKITFVKDKGIKQPVKYALSNSFAFGGNAASILIGAYKDE, from the coding sequence ATGGAAACGAGGAGAGTCGTCGTAACGGGAATGAGCGTAATCGCAGCTAATGGTAACGATAAAAATGAATTTTTTGAAAACTCGCTAAATGGGGTAGGCGGAATACGAAAAACGAATCTTTTCCCGTCTGATCAATTGAGGACAGATTATTTTGGACAAGTTCAGAAGGAATATGTGTATGAGATCCAATCCGCTCAACAGGATACAAGATTGGAAAATATTTTTGATGATTTATGTACGGATTTATTATTGGATTCAGGAATCACGGTAGACGATATAAGAGGGTTTGGTTATAAGGCCGGATTTTCATTTGCAACTTCAGTAGGTACAAATGATTATACAACCGCACATGTCAAGGGGATCCTTGTAAATGCTCTTTCCAAAAGCAATCTTCATAAATTACCGGTAAAACTGGGGATTCAGGGTCCGATCTTTACAAATACATCAGCCTGCTCAGCTGGAACAACGGCTATTGGAACCGGGTTTTCGTTAATCAAAGCGGGGAATGCCGACATGGTTGTTGCCGGAGGAATAGATCCCTTAACAGAATTCTCAAGTTATGGCTTCCATGCTTTGCAAAGCTTAAGTAAAGAACCGTGTAAACCGTTTGATAAGAATAGAAGCGGCATATCTATAGGAGAGGGAGGAGCTCTTTTTTTACTGGAAGAATTACAAGCTGCGAAGAGCCGGAATGCAAAAATTTATGGTGAAATCATTGGATACGGATTAGGAAATGATGCATACCATCCAACAAGCCCAGACCCAACAGGCAAGGGGGCTTATCGAGTTATGAGCCAGGCGATCGAACAATCCGGATTGGCATCCGAAGATATCTACTATATCAACGCGCATGGTACAGGAACCGTTCTTAATGATGAAATGGAAGTTAAGGCTATGAATGAGCTGGGCGGAAATTATTATGTATCTTCAACGAAATCGTTAATAGGGCATTGTCTTGCTGCGGCAGGTGCGATCGAAATGGCGGCGACGGTTCTATGCGTATCTGAAGGAGCTGTTTTTCCAACCATTAACAGTATGGATGTTGAATTCGATCATCCGAAGATAACATTCGTGAAGGATAAAGGTATAAAACAACCAGTAAAATACGCACTTTCAAACTCTTTTGCATTTGGCGGCAATGCTGCAAGTATTCTAATTGGAGCGTACAAAGATGAGTAA
- a CDS encoding site-2 protease family protein, with protein sequence MIGIKEKNSFVTFSGDYVSKVTDFIDKYKREDIPTEDLSDEDIKICKSLDKIGYLDTSVVSSKETFNEFKKMGKVLFRICPKNSSSKAIGNNKFGAWAFILSAIFMAGFCYFNRNYMPANIDYVNMRIWEILLTIILFPPLIMAFHELGHCIAAWFQGVKIASISLGWFFIYPLVLVQYLGINLETQRQKLIVIAGGVYMNLLMAAIGVGLKAFFPTVFFGAVIDIWILANISTIITNVGLFGMTDGYFMFTTVVGVMDLRMKGYKYLNSKLRKARINLRNTYRLCGWLLIGLYLNGIVNIYIQINYISSLFHITKWIMYVVLSVFVALMSIKFLQRVKKAF encoded by the coding sequence ATGATTGGGATTAAAGAGAAAAATAGTTTTGTGACATTCAGCGGGGATTATGTATCCAAAGTGACCGACTTTATCGACAAATATAAACGCGAGGATATTCCGACTGAAGATCTTAGCGACGAGGACATAAAAATATGCAAAAGCTTAGATAAGATCGGATACTTGGACACATCCGTGGTATCTAGCAAAGAGACCTTTAATGAATTTAAAAAAATGGGGAAGGTATTATTTCGAATATGTCCCAAGAATAGCAGCTCTAAAGCCATTGGAAATAATAAGTTTGGCGCATGGGCCTTTATTTTGAGCGCGATCTTTATGGCTGGCTTCTGTTACTTTAATAGAAACTATATGCCTGCAAACATCGATTATGTGAACATGAGGATTTGGGAGATTTTATTAACAATAATCCTTTTTCCTCCATTAATAATGGCGTTTCATGAGCTTGGCCACTGTATCGCAGCTTGGTTTCAAGGGGTCAAAATAGCAAGCATCAGTTTAGGCTGGTTTTTTATCTATCCCCTTGTGTTAGTCCAATATCTCGGCATAAATCTAGAGACTCAGCGTCAAAAGCTGATTGTCATCGCTGGTGGCGTATACATGAACTTGCTCATGGCGGCAATTGGCGTCGGGTTGAAAGCATTCTTTCCAACAGTTTTTTTTGGGGCTGTCATTGATATATGGATTCTAGCTAATATTAGCACAATCATTACAAATGTTGGCTTGTTTGGCATGACAGATGGATACTTTATGTTTACTACTGTTGTGGGTGTGATGGATTTAAGGATGAAGGGCTATAAATATCTCAATTCAAAATTACGCAAAGCTAGAATAAATCTCAGGAATACCTACAGGCTGTGCGGGTGGTTATTAATCGGCCTCTATCTAAATGGAATAGTCAACATATATATACAGATCAATTATATTTCGAGTCTCTTTCATATTACGAAATGGATTATGTACGTCGTTTTATCGGTATTCGTTGCCTTGATGTCTATTAAATTTCTTCAACGAGTAAAGAAAGCTTTTTAA
- a CDS encoding ABC transporter permease, giving the protein MKSIMWNLQKNNKKQIFVSIITSIMNLIVISVFSMLVVEILNVREQTKVISRDENMMTYLTALIVISLMIILFSLWVIRIVHQSLFHARKEFNIQLRLAGISAKQLVELYMKEALPAQIIVVPIGIVLAEAAFHWISIQNDMSVAWINAPILIGSVMMHLLTITICLAITFRKLVRFDPVEELRSPYKAGRVRKLTKTDLIKGIIGIALILSGLIFKTDDNPLVQFLPLIGAFLIFDLILISVQYILKFIGVKMKILPLYMSHGNTLGNYKKIDPILSTLIVGIMVSIGLMGMFNTARVITRETVEQNVYFQHMIVNEQVKQRMTEEDYRTKIKMIDPNAKVAYGINLEAKDKDDVVNTVFGIDPDYIKYGEKFALTDGTDPTMNLSNENFNGIYLPNYFIPDKDIGSDYKLTLNGHTMNFVVEGRFIANGSRGRYGFVSKAYLQKLMGQADLVNSMYIFEGNEKLVSSMREDPNVLHQTYLEKESIANNSYKNAIKGTEIFQLSSFAVVMISVLMLIHFLTTTSSNNVFDISRFRALGVPSKTLKISYIGQVASIVTQSFLFGTVLAYAFISVGITMVLEYIDVQVDPVIPWGPVLMTYLIVLTVGLVAAGLSIKKAFRPDYTNHLTILN; this is encoded by the coding sequence GTGAAAAGCATCATGTGGAACCTACAAAAAAACAATAAAAAACAAATCTTCGTTTCGATCATAACATCGATTATGAATCTCATTGTAATAAGTGTATTTTCCATGTTAGTGGTGGAGATTTTGAATGTAAGAGAACAAACGAAGGTTATTTCAAGAGACGAAAATATGATGACGTATTTAACGGCGTTGATTGTCATATCGCTTATGATTATATTGTTCTCTCTATGGGTGATCAGAATCGTTCATCAGAGTTTATTTCATGCCAGAAAGGAATTTAATATACAACTTCGATTGGCAGGGATATCAGCCAAGCAATTAGTTGAGCTATATATGAAGGAAGCCTTGCCGGCGCAAATCATCGTTGTTCCAATCGGCATTGTTTTAGCGGAAGCTGCGTTCCATTGGATCAGTATTCAAAATGATATGTCCGTAGCATGGATAAATGCCCCGATTTTGATTGGTTCCGTTATGATGCATCTTTTAACAATAACAATTTGCTTAGCTATCACGTTTAGGAAATTGGTCAGATTCGATCCGGTAGAGGAGCTCCGGAGTCCGTACAAAGCAGGGCGAGTCAGAAAGCTGACAAAGACAGACCTGATTAAGGGGATAATTGGAATCGCTTTGATTTTATCAGGATTGATCTTCAAAACGGACGACAATCCGCTTGTACAGTTCTTGCCTTTAATCGGTGCTTTTTTAATATTTGATCTCATTCTCATCAGTGTTCAATACATATTAAAATTTATCGGGGTGAAAATGAAAATATTACCCCTTTATATGAGCCATGGGAACACTTTGGGAAACTACAAAAAAATAGATCCGATTCTTTCGACTCTAATTGTTGGGATTATGGTAAGCATAGGTCTTATGGGTATGTTTAACACTGCGAGAGTCATAACTAGAGAAACAGTGGAACAAAATGTATATTTTCAGCATATGATCGTGAATGAGCAGGTTAAACAAAGGATGACGGAAGAAGATTATCGTACCAAAATCAAAATGATCGACCCTAACGCTAAAGTTGCCTATGGCATTAATCTGGAAGCGAAAGATAAGGATGACGTTGTTAACACCGTTTTTGGAATTGATCCTGATTACATAAAATATGGGGAAAAGTTCGCCTTAACGGATGGAACAGATCCAACGATGAATTTAAGCAATGAAAATTTCAATGGAATATATTTGCCGAATTATTTTATTCCAGACAAGGATATTGGCAGCGACTACAAGCTGACGTTAAACGGCCATACAATGAATTTTGTTGTCGAGGGAAGGTTTATAGCCAATGGGAGCAGAGGAAGATATGGCTTTGTAAGCAAGGCATATCTGCAAAAATTAATGGGGCAAGCCGACCTGGTTAACTCAATGTATATTTTTGAGGGGAATGAGAAACTGGTCAGCAGTATGAGAGAGGACCCGAATGTTCTCCATCAAACGTATTTAGAGAAGGAAAGCATAGCGAATAATAGCTATAAAAATGCGATAAAAGGGACCGAGATATTTCAATTGTCATCTTTTGCAGTCGTCATGATTTCTGTTTTGATGCTTATACATTTTTTAACCACGACCTCTAGTAATAATGTGTTTGATATAAGCAGGTTTAGAGCCTTGGGAGTCCCTTCGAAAACATTAAAGATATCCTATATCGGGCAAGTTGCCAGTATTGTTACCCAATCCTTCCTGTTTGGAACCGTATTGGCTTATGCGTTCATAAGTGTGGGAATCACGATGGTTCTGGAGTATATCGATGTTCAAGTAGATCCCGTTATACCATGGGGCCCGGTTCTGATGACTTACCTGATCGTATTGACAGTCGGTCTTGTCGCGGCAGGCTTGTCTATTAAAAAGGCATTTCGGCCCGATTATACCAATCATTTAACGATACTAAATTAG
- a CDS encoding acyl-CoA thioesterase — translation MSNETIKYNVSIAPRFEDMDAYGIIHHSRYLIYAEEAKLAFMKDPKFFATDVAAAYDKFLVTEVNIKYIRSVKYFANTLLDIELQFSIENEVKIRFDFAIYQNKSVACRGYSIHVVTDHDNRLRLELPVSLKNRYQELISQGERS, via the coding sequence ATGAGTAATGAAACGATAAAATACAATGTTAGCATTGCTCCTAGATTTGAAGATATGGACGCATACGGAATTATACATCATAGTCGATATTTGATCTATGCCGAAGAAGCAAAGCTGGCTTTTATGAAAGACCCCAAGTTTTTTGCAACCGATGTTGCAGCAGCATATGATAAATTTCTAGTCACGGAAGTAAACATAAAGTACATCAGATCTGTGAAGTATTTCGCTAATACATTACTTGACATTGAACTTCAATTTTCAATAGAAAATGAAGTGAAAATACGATTTGATTTTGCCATTTATCAAAATAAATCCGTTGCCTGCAGAGGTTATTCAATTCATGTTGTAACGGATCATGACAATAGATTAAGGCTGGAATTACCTGTTTCATTGAAGAATAGATATCAAGAGCTTATTTCGCAGGGGGAAAGAAGTTGA
- a CDS encoding SDR family NAD(P)-dependent oxidoreductase gives MDRKQIVIIGGSKGIGKSIVEEFISKDCNVIFSYCKSESDALATIENCKNDDVIVKAHYLDVTSKDSIQTFVEFVEHNCSKVHGIIYCTGIVNDQAMILMEDDSFEEVLLTNLHGCFYVIKSLLPIVDMKSGASIVIISSTGGIRPDAGQTNYAASKAGMIGLMESMAREFAEKKIRVNAVAPGFIETDMVNMENPKIQKSIAQIPMKRLGRTEEVAKAVYFLYSDDASYITAQTLVVDGGRL, from the coding sequence ATGGACAGAAAACAAATCGTAATTATCGGTGGATCGAAGGGAATTGGAAAATCAATCGTAGAGGAGTTCATTTCTAAAGATTGTAACGTGATTTTCAGCTACTGCAAATCTGAGAGTGATGCGCTTGCAACCATAGAGAATTGTAAAAATGACGATGTAATCGTCAAAGCTCATTATTTGGACGTAACAAGCAAAGACTCGATTCAAACCTTTGTTGAATTTGTTGAACATAACTGCAGTAAGGTGCATGGAATTATTTATTGTACGGGAATCGTAAACGACCAGGCCATGATCCTTATGGAGGATGATAGTTTTGAGGAAGTTCTTCTTACGAATTTGCATGGATGTTTTTATGTCATAAAAAGTTTGCTCCCCATCGTGGACATGAAGTCAGGGGCCAGCATCGTAATTATAAGCTCTACGGGCGGAATTAGACCGGATGCTGGGCAGACGAACTATGCCGCATCGAAAGCAGGCATGATCGGGTTAATGGAATCGATGGCAAGGGAATTTGCCGAGAAAAAAATTAGAGTTAACGCAGTAGCCCCCGGTTTTATCGAGACAGATATGGTTAATATGGAAAACCCAAAAATTCAAAAATCGATTGCCCAAATCCCTATGAAGCGATTGGGTAGAACCGAGGAAGTAGCGAAAGCAGTGTACTTTTTATACAGCGATGATGCATCTTATATAACGGCTCAGACATTAGTGGTTGATGGAGGCAGATTATAG